A region from the Wolbachia endosymbiont (group A) of Rhinocyllus conicus genome encodes:
- a CDS encoding recombinase family protein — MGFKEDQMVTVSLYARVSSGKQAQENTIASQVAALEKQISTDGYKLLSEYKFIDNGYSGSNLVRPDLEKLRDKVTEGKIDRIYIHSPDRLSRKYAYQMVLLEEFEKAGAETVFLNYEINDNPESQLLLQMQGMIAEYERAKIMERSRRGKIYAANKGCVSVMGGAPYGYRYIDKYMGGGQALFEINEEEANVVRKVFLWIGRERTSIGEVCRRLNTMSIITRTGKKYWDRSVIWGMLKNPAYKGQAAFGKTKVGIKLQHIRPQKHSCEQPKDNYSTYSVEKANWIYVKVPNIVDEDVFDIVQEQLAENRKIARTRERGAKYLLQGLIVCKRCRYAYYGSPVRNKRGEKIDHYAYYRCIGRDSYRFGGNKICDNKHIRTDALETAVWEEVKHLLKNPNRVLEEYRRRLSELKKSSWDQKSDLLEKQENKLKRGIARLIDSYAQEYINQEEFEPRIKAMKQSLKTIEEEKKRIFDQKKLKQELTLVVTNLEDFSSNITSNLDNADWLTKRDIIRTLVKRIEINLEDVNVVFRVKELPNSPGNNREEKKNLQHCWRGNLTVASLCCITRIRATCQKSINKRTLSMHEKKIW, encoded by the coding sequence ATGGGATTCAAGGAGGATCAAATGGTAACAGTGAGTTTATATGCAAGAGTTTCTTCGGGGAAACAAGCACAAGAAAATACAATAGCAAGTCAAGTTGCAGCTTTAGAGAAGCAAATTAGTACGGATGGATACAAATTATTAAGTGAGTATAAATTTATTGATAATGGCTACAGTGGATCTAATCTAGTCCGTCCTGATCTAGAAAAGTTACGTGATAAAGTAACAGAAGGTAAAATTGATAGAATTTACATTCATTCACCTGATCGCTTATCTAGAAAATATGCATATCAAATGGTATTACTTGAAGAATTTGAGAAAGCAGGAGCAGAAACGGTTTTCTTAAATTATGAGATTAACGATAATCCAGAATCTCAATTGCTGTTACAAATGCAAGGTATGATAGCAGAATATGAACGAGCGAAAATTATGGAACGAAGTCGTCGCGGAAAGATTTATGCAGCTAATAAAGGTTGTGTAAGCGTAATGGGAGGAGCTCCTTATGGTTATCGTTATATAGATAAATATATGGGAGGAGGACAAGCTTTATTTGAAATAAACGAAGAAGAAGCTAATGTTGTTAGGAAAGTATTTTTGTGGATAGGAAGAGAAAGGACAAGTATTGGGGAAGTGTGTCGTCGGCTAAACACTATGTCTATTATAACACGAACAGGAAAAAAGTACTGGGATAGAAGTGTGATTTGGGGTATGTTAAAAAATCCTGCTTACAAAGGACAAGCGGCTTTTGGTAAAACAAAAGTAGGTATAAAGTTACAACATATCAGACCACAGAAACATTCTTGTGAACAACCGAAAGATAATTACTCTACCTATTCTGTTGAAAAAGCAAATTGGATTTATGTTAAAGTGCCAAATATAGTGGACGAAGATGTATTTGATATAGTTCAAGAACAATTAGCTGAGAATAGAAAAATAGCAAGGACAAGAGAAAGAGGAGCAAAATATTTACTACAAGGTTTAATCGTATGTAAGCGTTGTCGTTATGCATATTACGGAAGTCCTGTAAGAAATAAGCGAGGAGAAAAAATTGATCATTATGCTTATTATCGTTGTATTGGTAGAGATTCTTACCGTTTTGGTGGTAATAAAATTTGTGATAATAAACACATTCGTACAGATGCATTAGAAACAGCCGTTTGGGAAGAGGTTAAGCATTTATTGAAAAATCCAAATAGGGTTTTAGAAGAATACAGGCGTAGACTTTCAGAGCTTAAAAAATCATCATGGGATCAAAAAAGCGATTTACTAGAGAAACAAGAAAATAAATTAAAACGTGGTATTGCTAGACTTATTGATAGTTATGCTCAAGAATATATTAATCAAGAAGAATTTGAACCACGAATTAAAGCAATGAAACAAAGTTTAAAAACAATTGAAGAGGAGAAGAAAAGGATATTCGATCAAAAGAAATTAAAACAGGAATTAACTTTGGTTGTAACCAATTTAGAAGACTTTTCTTCCAATATTACATCAAACCTTGATAACGCAGACTGGCTAACTAAACGTGATATTATTAGAACGTTAGTCAAGAGAATTGAAATTAACCTTGAGGACGTAAATGTGGTATTTCGTGTAAAAGAGCTACCAAACTCTCCTGGAAATAATCGAGAAGAAAAGAAAAATTTGCAACATTGTTGGCGGGGTAATCTCACCGTTGCTAGCTTGTGTTGCATTACACGGATTAGAGCAACATGTCAAAAAAGCATTAACAAACGAACTCTTTCAATGCATGAAAAGAAAATATGGTAG
- a CDS encoding phage tail assembly protein, with protein sequence MTANLTSVAKEAIEELDIADYVKIQEVLKDFFSPIIQKT encoded by the coding sequence TTGACTGCCAATTTGACATCAGTTGCAAAAGAAGCAATTGAAGAGTTAGATATTGCTGATTATGTGAAAATTCAAGAGGTATTAAAGGATTTTTTTTCACCGATTATCCAAAAAACTTGA
- a CDS encoding group II intron maturase-specific domain-containing protein: MLACVALHGLEQHVKKALTNELFQCMKRKYGRISHRNAQKSISVIFYCDDFVIIHENEEIILKAKILVEEWLETIGLKLKPSKTRVSHTLRTIDETKPGFDFLGFSIRQYPIKESKKGYKLLIKPSRNSIKQHTLAIKHKLREMRGAPQERVIKDLNPINRGWSQYYSSVVSCKIFSSLDNIMHRKLWKWAVFRHPNKGRCWIKRKYFKKYNNENWRFMTSNKVRLTIHSDHVIKRHIKVQKTRSPYDGDWVYWGKRLRKIPDKPLGVIKLLRLQQSKCDNCRLWFKSDDTIEIHHKDRNRRNNMITNLSLLHGHCHDELHRRCA, from the coding sequence TTGCTAGCTTGTGTTGCATTACACGGATTAGAGCAACATGTCAAAAAAGCATTAACAAACGAACTCTTTCAATGCATGAAAAGAAAATATGGTAGGATATCGCATAGAAACGCGCAAAAGTCTATTAGTGTAATTTTCTACTGTGATGATTTTGTCATCATACATGAAAACGAAGAGATTATTCTTAAAGCAAAAATTTTAGTTGAAGAATGGTTAGAAACCATTGGACTAAAATTAAAGCCCTCTAAAACAAGAGTTTCTCATACATTAAGAACCATTGACGAAACAAAACCAGGATTTGATTTTCTTGGATTTTCAATAAGACAATATCCAATAAAAGAAAGTAAGAAAGGTTACAAGTTATTAATCAAACCAAGTCGTAATTCTATAAAACAGCATACACTAGCTATTAAACATAAACTCAGAGAAATGCGTGGAGCACCACAAGAACGGGTGATAAAGGATCTCAATCCAATAAACAGAGGATGGAGTCAATATTACTCCTCGGTAGTTTCATGTAAAATCTTTAGCTCATTGGATAATATTATGCATAGAAAACTCTGGAAGTGGGCAGTTTTTAGGCACCCAAACAAAGGGAGATGCTGGATAAAAAGAAAGTACTTTAAGAAGTATAATAACGAAAACTGGCGCTTTATGACAAGTAACAAGGTACGTCTTACTATACACAGCGATCATGTTATTAAACGACATATCAAAGTGCAAAAAACCAGATCCCCATATGATGGTGATTGGGTATATTGGGGTAAACGTCTGAGAAAAATACCAGATAAGCCACTAGGAGTAATAAAATTATTGAGGTTGCAACAAAGTAAATGCGATAATTGTAGACTATGGTTTAAAAGTGATGATACAATAGAAATACATCACAAAGACCGGAATAGACGAAACAATATGATCACAAACTTATCTTTGTTACATGGACATTGTCACGATGAATTACACAGGAGGTGTGCATGA
- a CDS encoding citrate synthase: MDKKVLLELSNGLKIELPILSGTIGPDVLNIKDLYKTTGLFTYDPGFVSTASCSSSITFIDGDEGVLKYRGHDIADLAENNSFTAVIYLLLYGELPSSEQHKKFLLKIQESSKVSEQVTNVIKAFPKTAHPMSILVACFANLSASYHETHGNNVNGEDLDFGISAIAQVPAIVAMIYRHINNQEFINANNELSYSENFLKMIFGDAVDNDKSALFAKALDKIFTLHADHEQNASTAAVRLVGSAGSNLFASLSAGVATLWGPAHGGANEAVINMLKEIEQSEDIDKFIEKAKDDKDPFKLMGFGHRVYKNYDPRARILKDACHEVLSKLEQNNELLKIAKKLEEIALKDEYFIVRKLYPNVDFYSGIIMNAIDIPSNMFTPIFALARTTGWVTQWYEMINDKETKICRPRQLYFGK, translated from the coding sequence ATGGATAAAAAAGTGCTATTAGAACTAAGTAATGGATTAAAAATTGAGCTACCCATATTAAGTGGAACAATAGGTCCTGACGTGTTAAATATCAAGGATTTATATAAGACGACAGGATTATTCACTTATGATCCGGGGTTTGTTTCCACAGCTTCATGTTCTTCTTCGATTACATTTATTGATGGAGATGAAGGAGTTCTTAAATATAGGGGACATGATATAGCTGATTTGGCAGAGAATAATAGTTTTACTGCTGTGATTTATTTATTACTCTATGGTGAACTACCCAGTTCAGAGCAACACAAAAAATTTCTTCTCAAAATACAAGAATCATCCAAAGTATCAGAGCAAGTTACAAATGTAATCAAAGCATTTCCAAAAACTGCTCACCCTATGTCGATTTTAGTTGCATGTTTTGCAAATTTGTCAGCATCTTACCATGAAACACATGGCAACAATGTCAATGGTGAAGATTTAGATTTTGGAATTTCTGCAATAGCACAAGTTCCTGCAATTGTTGCAATGATTTATAGGCATATCAACAATCAGGAATTCATAAATGCTAACAATGAATTAAGTTACAGTGAAAATTTCTTAAAGATGATATTTGGCGATGCTGTTGATAATGATAAAAGCGCCCTTTTTGCAAAAGCTCTGGATAAAATATTTACTCTCCATGCTGATCATGAACAGAATGCTTCTACGGCGGCTGTCAGATTGGTGGGATCGGCTGGCTCTAATCTGTTTGCAAGCCTCTCTGCAGGAGTTGCTACACTTTGGGGACCAGCACATGGTGGAGCTAATGAAGCAGTTATAAATATGCTAAAAGAGATAGAGCAAAGTGAAGATATAGATAAATTCATCGAAAAAGCTAAAGATGATAAAGATCCATTTAAATTGATGGGATTTGGACATCGTGTTTATAAAAATTATGATCCGCGCGCGCGGATATTGAAAGACGCTTGTCATGAGGTTCTAAGTAAACTAGAACAAAATAATGAATTGCTCAAAATTGCAAAAAAACTTGAAGAAATAGCTTTAAAGGATGAATATTTTATCGTGCGTAAGTTATATCCAAATGTTGATTTTTACTCAGGTATAATAATGAATGCTATCGATATTCCCTCAAATATGTTCACGCCTATTTTTGCACTTGCAAGAACCACTGGTTGGGTTACTCAGTGGTATGAAATGATAAATGATAAAGAAACTAAGATCTGTAGACCAAGGCAACTCTATTTTGGTAAATAA
- a CDS encoding IS110 family transposase: protein MINNFLGIDVSKEHFDVSLSFISKKGKRETRKRKFKNDDTGFQGLLNFLQKHNVEEVKACMEFTGCYSEALAEFLYNAGHFVSVVNPACIRFYAKSKLTRQKNDQIDAEIIADYCQKQEPSRWMPPSPKKKKLKHLYRCSDALKNELTLVNNHLEKKERLSEEVVNAWESLAMHIEQSIETIKNSIRELLKQHKDLLEDFQLLLTIPGIGEESAIAILAEIPDIKAFINARQLAAYAGTIPRNITSGSSVHAKPRLSKTGLQTLRKAMYFPAIVAKNHNPIVMTFCEKLKEKGKHAMSIVGAAMRKLLHIVFGVLSSRKAFDPDHIKNYRARRLNKGLVL, encoded by the coding sequence ATGATCAACAACTTTTTAGGTATAGATGTTTCAAAAGAACACTTTGATGTTTCTCTCTCATTTATAAGTAAAAAAGGAAAACGTGAAACTAGAAAACGGAAGTTTAAAAACGATGATACAGGGTTTCAAGGTTTGCTGAACTTTCTACAAAAACATAATGTAGAAGAAGTAAAAGCTTGCATGGAATTCACGGGTTGTTATAGCGAGGCTTTAGCTGAATTTCTATACAATGCTGGACATTTTGTTAGTGTTGTAAACCCAGCTTGCATAAGATTTTATGCAAAAAGTAAGCTTACACGACAAAAAAATGATCAGATTGATGCAGAGATTATTGCAGATTATTGTCAAAAACAGGAACCTTCCCGTTGGATGCCACCATCTCCTAAAAAGAAAAAATTAAAACATCTTTATCGTTGCTCAGATGCGTTAAAAAATGAGTTAACATTAGTAAATAATCATTTAGAAAAAAAAGAGAGACTATCTGAAGAAGTTGTAAATGCTTGGGAAAGCCTTGCAATGCACATAGAACAATCAATAGAAACAATAAAAAACTCCATACGTGAACTATTAAAACAACACAAAGATTTGTTGGAGGACTTTCAACTCCTATTAACTATTCCAGGAATAGGAGAAGAATCAGCAATAGCTATTTTAGCTGAAATTCCTGATATAAAAGCCTTTATAAATGCCAGGCAATTGGCAGCATACGCTGGAACTATACCACGAAATATAACATCAGGCTCATCTGTACATGCCAAGCCCAGATTAAGTAAAACCGGTTTACAAACATTACGTAAGGCAATGTATTTTCCTGCTATAGTAGCTAAGAATCACAATCCTATTGTTATGACTTTTTGCGAAAAATTAAAAGAAAAAGGCAAGCATGCTATGTCTATAGTTGGTGCTGCAATGCGTAAGTTACTTCATATAGTCTTTGGTGTTTTAAGTTCAAGAAAGGCTTTTGACCCAGATCATATCAAGAACTACAGAGCTAGAAGGTTGAATAAAGGTTTAGTACTTTAA
- a CDS encoding phage tail assembly protein produces MQTIILNNPITVDGVSVAELTIRRPKVRDYLAIERLNGSDLSKEITLTANLTSVTKETVEELDIADYAKVQEVLKDFFSPIIQKT; encoded by the coding sequence ATGCAAACAATAATACTCAATAATCCAATAACAGTTGATGGGGTTTCTGTTGCAGAGCTAACTATTAGGCGTCCAAAAGTTAGGGATTATTTGGCAATTGAACGCTTAAATGGTAGTGACTTGAGTAAGGAAATCACCCTAACTGCAAATTTAACATCGGTTACGAAGGAAACTGTAGAAGAGTTGGATATTGCAGACTATGCTAAAGTACAAGAAGTGCTAAAGGATTTTTTTTCACCGATTATACAAAAAACTTGA
- a CDS encoding IS630 family transposase (programmed frameshift), with product MALRSKLLDEKVVNLAKEMLKKVRNNAYVSKKLQAVIAGKESSISAVARICKISRTALTEWIKHLKFGRVEKLFAPSQRRRKSKLNKNQRKQIEIWVEKNPNITIKEVRIKISEEFDLNIGKSTVHREIQRMKFSYITPRPMHHKQDKNKQEEFKKYFNKIVNSHPEKEVFFDESRFGTHSKIGHGWFKKGIRTQVKIKIGRQNFYIYSAVNPRSGKEISLLAPYVNTDCMNIFLEQMSKDLGTKEAFLVMDCASWHRSKSLKFQENITIIYLPPYSPELNPVERLWQYIKHNTLRNRVYDTIGLLEDVVCNFIVSISSTTIKRVCNVSYLFD from the exons ATGGCATTAAGGTCAAAACTATTAGACGAAAAAGTTGTAAATTTGGCGAAAGAAATGTTAAAAAAGGTCAGAAATAATGCATATGTTTCAAAAAAGTTACAAGCGGTAATAGCAGGAAAAGAAAGTAGTATAAGCGCTGTAGCAAGAATATGTAAAATTTCAAGGACTGCTTTGACTGAATGGATAAAGCATCTAAAATTTGGTAGAGTAGAAAAACTATTTGCCCCGTCTCAGCGGCGAAGAAAAAGCAAATTAAACAAAAATCAACGTAAGCAAATTGAAATATGGGTAGAAAAAAATCCAAATATTACTATTAAGGAAGTGCGAATAAAAATCTCAGAGGAATTTGACCTAAACATCGGTAAATCAACAGTGCACCGTGAGATACAAAGGATGAAATTTTCTTACATAACACCAAGGCCAATGCACCATAAACAAGATAAAAACAAGCAAGAAGAGTTTAAAAAATACTTCAATAAAATAGTCAATTCCCACCCTGAAAAGGAGGTA TTTTTTGATGAATCACGATTTGGAACTCATTCAAAAATCGGACACGGATGGTTCAAAAAAGGGATCAGAACGCAGGTTAAAATAAAAATCGGTAGACAAAATTTCTATATCTACAGTGCGGTAAATCCAAGAAGTGGTAAGGAAATTAGCCTACTTGCTCCATATGTAAACACTGATTGTATGAATATATTTCTGGAGCAGATGTCGAAAGATTTAGGCACGAAAGAAGCCTTTCTTGTAATGGATTGTGCAAGTTGGCATAGATCAAAAAGTTTGAAATTTCAGGAAAACATTACCATTATATACTTGCCTCCTTATTCACCTGAACTGAATCCTGTTGAGAGGTTGTGGCAATATATCAAACACAATACTTTACGCAACAGAGTCTACGATACCATAGGCTTACTTGAAGATGTTGTGTGTAATTTTATTGTCAGTATTTCCAGCACTACTATTAAACGAGTTTGTAATGTTTCTTATTTGTTCGATTAG
- a CDS encoding latrotoxin-related protein (Members of this family contain a domain related to the alpha-latrotoxin from the black widow spider, and are found regularly as large proteins in the Wolbachia bacterial endosymbionts of insects and other other arthropods.) — protein MEVENGNRSRRSINQPYLKPLLFQIRGWFVNIMSRLSFQSVSNKQTLLSAPLVNKEFVKGIDDKTKVVPDIRSISAQSDINGRILLADMLLAKRGKRQMYTSSADKQISLQEAQGYSLNIVDKFEAELKQAAFRCGISVQQLKINFQEVQLSVLKKVIAGNYHEISGMLYSYAEKACPALEQKEKFSMSFKGKIEQMLQKEMMPLLDKANVDPSSVSTNKAVALSGPRTNLNNVSITTNSTELIR, from the coding sequence ATGGAAGTAGAGAATGGGAACCGTAGCCGTCGTTCTATCAATCAACCTTATTTAAAACCACTTTTGTTCCAGATCCGAGGTTGGTTTGTAAACATAATGAGTCGATTATCTTTTCAAAGCGTTTCCAACAAGCAGACTCTATTATCAGCGCCTTTAGTAAATAAAGAATTTGTAAAAGGAATTGACGATAAAACTAAAGTGGTGCCAGACATTAGAAGCATTTCAGCACAATCTGATATAAATGGAAGAATACTATTAGCTGATATGTTGCTGGCCAAGAGAGGTAAAAGACAAATGTATACTTCTTCAGCAGATAAACAGATTTCTTTACAAGAGGCACAAGGCTATTCATTAAATATCGTAGATAAGTTTGAAGCAGAACTAAAACAAGCAGCTTTTCGTTGTGGTATATCGGTACAACAATTAAAAATTAATTTTCAAGAAGTACAATTAAGTGTACTTAAGAAAGTCATAGCGGGAAACTATCATGAAATCTCAGGTATGCTGTACTCATATGCAGAAAAAGCTTGTCCAGCATTAGAGCAAAAGGAGAAATTCTCAATGTCTTTTAAAGGTAAAATCGAGCAAATGTTGCAGAAAGAAATGATGCCTTTACTGGACAAAGCAAATGTTGATCCTTCATCAGTAAGTACTAATAAAGCTGTAGCTCTATCTGGTCCTAGAACCAATTTAAATAACGTATCAATTACAACTAATTCTACTGAATTGATCAGATAG
- a CDS encoding IS110 family transposase, whose product MKYYSGLDVSLKETFISIVDEKGKIVKEGVVASESKAIAEYLLEQGKNYETIGVESGQLSISMCKKLRSFGLPVVCVDARHMAAALSARINKNDKNDARGIAQMMRAGLYKEVLVKSDESCQIKIALGSRRQLTCSYQQIVGTIRGLLKIYGIKLGQGSKFESLSLRIEKAIKDLDEISKASIGALVCSLEAIEKSLEKLDKMLLEQGKKDEDCKLLTTAPGVGTIVAMTYKATVDNPNRFERSSTVGAYMGLTPRQYASGEIDRHGSISKMGPMECRSMLYEAAQVLLTVSKKNFKLKSWGLKLARKKGMKKAIVAVARKLAVIMHRMLVNKTEFCYYN is encoded by the coding sequence ATGAAATATTATAGCGGATTAGATGTCTCACTCAAAGAAACTTTCATTAGTATCGTTGATGAGAAAGGAAAGATTGTTAAAGAAGGAGTTGTTGCAAGCGAAAGCAAGGCAATAGCAGAGTACTTGCTTGAACAAGGCAAAAATTACGAAACTATAGGAGTAGAAAGTGGACAACTTTCAATATCAATGTGCAAAAAATTAAGGAGTTTTGGCTTGCCAGTAGTTTGTGTAGATGCAAGACATATGGCAGCAGCTTTGTCTGCAAGAATCAATAAAAACGATAAGAATGATGCAAGAGGTATAGCTCAAATGATGAGGGCTGGGCTATATAAAGAAGTACTAGTAAAATCGGATGAATCTTGTCAAATTAAAATAGCACTTGGAAGTAGAAGACAGTTAACATGCAGCTACCAGCAGATTGTTGGGACAATAAGAGGGTTATTAAAAATATACGGGATAAAGCTCGGTCAAGGGTCAAAATTTGAAAGCTTGTCTTTAAGAATAGAAAAAGCAATTAAAGATTTGGATGAAATAAGTAAGGCTTCAATTGGAGCGTTAGTTTGTAGTTTAGAGGCAATAGAGAAGTCATTGGAAAAACTTGACAAGATGCTCTTAGAACAAGGCAAAAAAGATGAGGATTGTAAATTATTAACTACTGCTCCAGGTGTTGGTACTATAGTAGCAATGACATATAAAGCAACAGTGGATAACCCAAATAGATTTGAAAGATCTAGTACAGTTGGAGCGTATATGGGGTTAACACCAAGACAATATGCTTCTGGAGAAATTGATCGGCATGGTAGTATATCAAAAATGGGGCCCATGGAATGTCGAAGTATGTTATATGAAGCTGCACAAGTCTTACTTACAGTTAGTAAGAAAAATTTTAAGTTGAAAAGCTGGGGGTTAAAACTTGCAAGGAAAAAAGGGATGAAGAAAGCAATTGTAGCAGTAGCAAGAAAATTGGCTGTAATTATGCACAGGATGTTGGTCAATAAAACAGAATTTTGTTATTACAATTAA
- a CDS encoding pyrimidine dimer DNA glycosylase/endonuclease V — MNIFILDENPAIAAQMLCDKHIVKMPLETAQLLSNVFSTALKVPNPFVSIINQNIEVPYKLTHNNHPCSLWARQSKGNFCWLIEYGRELCKEYTWRYKRKHKSEEVINWCDSNKDLLIFRSTDMQAFIQALPDQYKCSSSVEAYRRYYLKEKMRFAKWENGRGAPGWIICYVIPQLIQLINREAIQIGHEKGILIGEEKAKIAVAKNSLKAVVSIDVIAEITGLSLDEIKQTF, encoded by the coding sequence ATGAACATCTTTATACTAGATGAAAACCCAGCAATTGCGGCTCAAATGTTATGTGATAAGCATATAGTAAAAATGCCATTAGAAACTGCTCAATTATTGAGTAATGTTTTTTCAACAGCATTGAAAGTGCCAAATCCTTTTGTCAGTATCATAAATCAGAATATAGAAGTCCCATATAAACTGACTCACAACAATCATCCTTGTTCTTTGTGGGCTAGGCAATCGAAAGGGAATTTTTGTTGGTTGATAGAGTACGGAAGAGAATTATGTAAAGAGTACACTTGGCGATACAAAAGAAAGCATAAATCAGAGGAAGTAATAAATTGGTGTGATAGTAATAAGGATTTACTCATTTTTCGATCAACTGATATGCAAGCTTTTATACAAGCACTGCCGGATCAGTATAAATGCAGCAGTTCTGTGGAAGCTTATAGGAGATATTATCTCAAGGAAAAGATGAGATTTGCTAAGTGGGAAAATGGCAGAGGAGCACCAGGTTGGATAATCTGCTACGTAATACCACAGCTAATACAGCTCATAAATAGAGAAGCCATCCAAATCGGACATGAAAAAGGCATCCTAATCGGCGAAGAAAAAGCTAAAATAGCAGTGGCAAAAAATTCACTTAAGGCCGTTGTCTCTATAGATGTTATAGCTGAAATCACCGGACTTTCCCTTGACGAAATCAAACAGACTTTCTGA